The Desulfobulbaceae bacterium genomic interval TCTTGGACAGAATAGGCGATTATTGCCAAACCTTTGTTCAAAGGCACATTGATCCATTATTCAACAATCAGGAACGTCAGAATCAAATACAGACTTACCAGCACTCCGTTAGCGAGTCAGAACAAGAAATCAATCGCCAACTCTGTTTAACGGTTCCCAGCACGGGTCTGGCCATAGCTGGTGCGATTTTTTATCCACCCTTGTCCTTTCTGAGTGCATTGAGTCTGCTGTATCTCACCGCACCGTTTATGCGCGACAGTTTTCTCAAAATGCGGAAAGAGAAAAAGCTGAAATACCGGCTTTTTGCAATATTACCTATTGTAACAGGTTTATATGCAGGCTTTTATGTCACCACCAACCTGGTGACCCTAGTGATGTTTTTGGCATTCAAAATATCAGCTCGCAGTGAAGCCCGAATTCAGGAGGTATTACAAAATACCTTTGAAATACGCCCACCAACGTCCGTGTGGATCAAAATGGGCCAGCTTGAAACCGAAATTCCTTTCACAGAATTAAGGCCTGGCGACATCATCATAGTTATAGCCGGGCAAACCATTCCAGTGGATGGGTATATTGATGAAGGCTTCGCAATCCTAGATCAACATATATTGACAGGAGAATCTCAACCCGTAGAAAAATGCGCTGGAGATCCCGTTTTTGCCAATACTCTGATATTGACAGGACGGCTGTATATTCGCGTTGAGAAATCAGGACACCAGACTGCCTCTGCTCGCATTGCCACAATCATCAAGAACGCCACTCATTTCCGAATTGAACACGAAGCTCGTAGCGAACAAATGGCGGATAAACTTACCCTGCCAGTGCTGGCAGCCAGTGGATTAGCCTTGGCCACAGTAGGCGCCAGTGGAGCTGTAGCCATCATGAACAGTGGCTTTGGCTCATTGACGTTTATTTCTGGACCACTTAGCATGTTAAGTCATCTCAATATGGCATCGGAACATGGAATTCTCGTCAAGGAAGGCCGAGCCTTAGAGGCATTGAGTCATATTGACACCGTCATTTTTGATAAAACAGGTACGTTGACCTTGGAATCTCCAGAGATCAACCAGATTTATTGCTGCGATAACTGGACAAAGGAACAGGTTCTCTTTTATGCAGGAGTTGCAGAACAGCGTCAACCGCATCCAATCGCAAAAGCCATATTGGCTTTTGCTCGCGATTTAAATTTAATCCTGCCCATGCCTGACAGCACAGATTATTGCATTGGGTTTGGAATTCACGCCCGATTGCATGACGAAATCATAGACGTAGGCAGTTTGCACTACCTACAACAAGCCAACATTGAGATTCCAGACAGTATTTTAAATATACAAAAGCACAGCCACTCAGAAGGATTTTCTACCATCATGGTTGCTGTCAATATGAAATTAATTGGTGTAATTGATCTACAATCTCAATTACGCCAGGAGGTTACGTTTCTGATTGAACAACTCCACAATCGTAAATTAAAGTTATGCATTCTGTCCGGTGATAATGCCGAACCAACACAGTAT includes:
- a CDS encoding heavy metal translocating P-type ATPase, coding for MAGGAILVGLRNHKNKNSTPDEKSVLDRIGDYCQTFVQRHIDPLFNNQERQNQIQTYQHSVSESEQEINRQLCLTVPSTGLAIAGAIFYPPLSFLSALSLLYLTAPFMRDSFLKMRKEKKLKYRLFAILPIVTGLYAGFYVTTNLVTLVMFLAFKISARSEARIQEVLQNTFEIRPPTSVWIKMGQLETEIPFTELRPGDIIIVIAGQTIPVDGYIDEGFAILDQHILTGESQPVEKCAGDPVFANTLILTGRLYIRVEKSGHQTASARIATIIKNATHFRIEHEARSEQMADKLTLPVLAASGLALATVGASGAVAIMNSGFGSLTFISGPLSMLSHLNMASEHGILVKEGRALEALSHIDTVIFDKTGTLTLESPEINQIYCCDNWTKEQVLFYAGVAEQRQPHPIAKAILAFARDLNLILPMPDSTDYCIGFGIHARLHDEIIDVGSLHYLQQANIEIPDSILNIQKHSHSEGFSTIMVAVNMKLIGVIDLQSQLRQEVTFLIEQLHNRKLKLCILSGDNAEPTQYLAKRLGVDDYYFQILPTEKADIIKKLQQQGRKVCYIGDGINDAIALRQADVSISFRGATDLATDSAQIILMGESLIHLSDAFTIADSFNKNMDSTLRLSFLPGSILIGGVFLFHFGMPSALFFYSLGLGIAVSKALSPPTPKLIEQSTKSPDGVVA